From one Rosa rugosa chromosome 4, drRosRugo1.1, whole genome shotgun sequence genomic stretch:
- the LOC133744050 gene encoding CBL-interacting serine/threonine-protein kinase 8-like, giving the protein MVVRKVGKYEIGRTIGEGTFAKVKFAQNTETGESVAMKIIDRSSIIKHKMVDQIKREISIMKLVRHPYVVRLHEVLASRTKIYIILEFITGGELFDKIVHHGRLSEGEARRFFQQLIDGVDYCHSKGVYHRDLKPENLLLDSLGNLRISDFGLSALPEQGVSLLRTTCGTPNYVAPEVLSHKGYDGAVADVWSCGVILYVLMAGYLPFDELDLTTLYSKIEKAQFSCPTWFPVGAKSLIHSILDPNPATRITIEQIRNDEWFQKNYVAPKILEYEDVNLDDVNAVFDETEEQRDSKHQSNEDMSPLVLNAFDLIILSQGLNLATMFDRGKDCMKYQTRFVSQKPAKVVLSSMEVVAQSMGFKTHIRNYKMRVEGLSANKTSHFSIILEIFELAPTYYMVDIQKAAGDASEFLKFYKNFCSNLEDIIWKPPTESSKSKISKSKSKKH; this is encoded by the exons ATGGTGGTCAGGAAAGTGGGTAAGTATGAAATTGGGAGGACGATCGGCGAAGGAACCTTCGCGAAGGTGAAGTTTGCTCAGAACACTGAGACTGGTGAGAGTGTGGCCATGAAGATAATCGATCGGAGTTCCATCATCAAGCACAAGATGGTCGACCAG ATCAAGAGGGAGATATCAATAATGAAGCTTGTGAGGCATCCCTATGTAGTTCGTTTGCACGAG GTTCTAGCGAGTCGGACCAAGATTTATATAATATTGGAGTTCATTACGGGTGGTGAATTGTTTGATAAAATC GTTCATCACGGACGTCTTAGCGAAGGTGAAGCCAGGAGATTCTTCCAACAGCTTATTGATGGAGTGGATTATTGCCACAGCAAGGGAGTGTATCATAGAGATTTAAAG CCGGAAAATCTTTTGCTTGATTCTCTTGGAAATTTAAGAATTTCAGATTTCGGTCTGAGTGCATTGCCTGAACAA GGAGTCAGCCTCCTTCGCACAACTTGTGGGACCCCTAACTATGTTGCACCTGAG GTCCTCAGTCACAAGGGTTATGATGGTGCCGTGGCAGATGTTTGGTCCTGTGGGGTCATCCTTTATGTTCTCATGGCTGGATATCTTCCATTTGATGAGCTTGACCTGACCACACTATATAGTAAG ATTGAGAAAGCACAGTTCTCATGCCCAACTTGGTTTCCAGTGGGAGCAAAATCCTTGATTCATAGCATTCTGGATCCAAATCCTGCAACT CGTATTACGATTGAACAGATCAGAAATGATGAGTGGTTTCAAAAAAATTACGTTGCTCCCAAAATATTAGAATATGAAGATGTAAATCTGGATGATGTAAATGCTGTCTTCGACGAGACCGAG GAACAAAGGGATAGCAAGCACCAGAGCAATGAGGACATGAGTCCTTTAGTTCTTAATGCATTTGACTTGATCATCTTATCTCAAGGCCTAAACCTTGCAACAATGTTTGACCGTGGCAAG GATTGTATGAAGTATCAGACACGCTTTGTCTCACAAAAGCCAGCAAAGGTCGTACTATCAAGTATGGAAGTTGTTGCACAATCAATGGGTTTCAAGACACACATTCGTAACTATAAG ATGCGAGTGGAGGGTCTTTCAGCAAATAAAACTTCTCATTTCTCCATTATTCTCGAA ATTTTTGAACTCGCTCCAACCTATTACATGGTAGACATTCAGAAAGCTGCTGGAGATGCTAGTGAATTCCTCAAG TTTTACAAGAACTTTTGTAGCAATCTTGAGGATATCATTTGGAAACCGCCTACTGAATCTAGCAAATCGAAAATCAgcaagagtaaaagtaaaaagcaTTGA